In one Hemitrygon akajei chromosome 3, sHemAka1.3, whole genome shotgun sequence genomic region, the following are encoded:
- the kcnj13 gene encoding inward rectifier potassium channel 13: MGIIFNSSDEKDTSPLIDSRYKRIVTKDGQRNLKIEPLPGKSIEHLKDIWSILMEVKWRWMLLAFSGAFVAHWIFFACFWYLLAYMHGDLVVLDDNNPPENHTICVKYIDSFTAAFSFSLESQLTIGYGTMYPDSDCPAAIALLAVQMLLGLMMEALITGAFVAKIAKPKLRTTRIKFSYFATVAQHEGEPCLMFRVANIWQSSLTNVKVTAILYKEYKTKHLHQTSIDFQIDHLNSNKCPYLIFPLTFYHTINQYSPFYPLIQGKMPPYYELVIFLSAEQEGTGETCQKRTSYIPEEIKLNQQFAPVISCTLKGYKIDLDNFDKTIPGFPEPLNRKYAKENDFVVNISNHADILFHDSAI, encoded by the exons ATGGGCATCATTTTTAACAGTAGTGATGAAAAGGACACTTCTCCACTTATTGACTCAAGGTACAAAAGAATTGTCACAAAGGATGGCCAGAGGAACCTCAAGATAGAACCCCTCCCTGGAAAAAGTATTGAACACCTAAAAGATATCTGGTCGATCTTGATGGAAGTGAAGTGGCGCTGGATGTTACTAGCTTTCTCTGGAGCTTTTGTGGCTCACTGGATCTTCTTTGCTTGCTTTTGGTATTTATTGGCATACATGCATGGTGATTTAGTTGTATTAGATGATAACAACCCACCAGAAAACCACACTATCTGTGTGAAATATATTGACAGCTTCACTGCAGCCTTTTCTTTCTCGCTGGAAAGTCAGCTTACAATTGGTTATGGAACCATGTACCCTGACAGTGATTGCCCAGCTGCAATTGCTCTCCTTGCAGTTCAAATGCTGTTGGGACTCATGATGGAAGCCTTAATTACAG gtgCCTTTGTGGCAAAGATTGCCAAACCTAAACTTAGAACAACGAGAATTAAATTCAGCTACTTTGCTACTGTTGCACAACATGAAGGGGAACCATGCCTTATGTTTAGAGTAGCCAACATATGGCAGAGCTCATTAACAAATGTTAAAGTAACTGCCATTTTATATAAAGAATACAAAACTAAACACCTTCATCAGACAAGCATTGATTTTCAGATTGACCATCTAAATTCTAACAAATGTCCATATCTCATCTTTCCACTTACGTTCTACCACACCATCAATCAATATAGTCCTTTCTATCCACTAATTCAAGGAAAGATGCCACCCTACTACGAATTAGTAATCTTTTTGTCAGCCGAACAGGAAGGTACTGGAGAGACTTGCCAGAAGAGAACCTCTTATATTCCTGAAGAAATCAAACTCAACCAACAGTTTGCTCCTGTGATAAGCTGCACTTTGAAAGGGTACAAGATTGATTTGGACAATTTTGACAAGACAATTCCAGGATTTCCTGAGCCACTTAATAGAAAGTATGCAAAGGAGAATGATTTTGTTGTGAACATCAGCAATCATGCTGATATACTATTCCATGATAGTGCTATCTGA